A stretch of the Streptococcus himalayensis genome encodes the following:
- a CDS encoding YlxQ-related RNA-binding protein, with product MNKQRVANLLGLAQRAGRIISGEELVVKAIQEGKAKLVFLAQDAAPNLTKKITDKSRTYEVEVFTVFSTLDLSSAIGKPRKVLAVTDAGFSKKMRSLME from the coding sequence TTGAATAAACAACGAGTAGCCAATCTCTTGGGTCTAGCCCAGCGAGCAGGTCGTATCATTTCAGGGGAAGAATTGGTCGTAAAGGCCATTCAAGAAGGCAAGGCCAAACTTGTCTTTTTAGCCCAGGATGCTGCTCCAAATTTGACCAAGAAGATAACTGATAAAAGTCGAACCTACGAAGTAGAAGTATTTACCGTGTTTTCAACACTGGATTTAAGCTCTGCGATTGGAAAGCCTAGAAAGGTGTTGGCCGTCACAGATGCTGGATTTTCAAAGAAAATGAGGTCTCTTATGGAATAG
- the rnpM gene encoding RNase P modulator RnpM, which produces MVKTRKIPLRKSVVSNEVIDKRDLLRIVKNKEGQIFIDPTGKANGRGAYIKLDNEEALLAKKKKVFNRSFSMEIDESFYDELIAYVDHKVKRRELGLE; this is translated from the coding sequence ATGGTTAAAACAAGAAAAATCCCTTTACGAAAATCAGTTGTCTCAAACGAAGTCATTGATAAGCGCGATTTACTGCGGATTGTGAAAAATAAAGAAGGTCAAATCTTTATTGACCCCACAGGGAAGGCAAATGGCAGAGGAGCTTACATCAAGCTAGATAATGAAGAAGCCCTTTTAGCCAAGAAGAAAAAGGTGTTTAACCGTAGTTTTAGCATGGAAATCGATGAGAGTTTCTATGATGAATTGATTGCCTATGTGGATCATAAGGTGAAAAGAAGAGAGTTAGGTCTTGAATAA
- the mecA gene encoding adaptor protein MecA yields MKMKQISDTTVKITIRLEDLEERGMEMADFLVPQEKTEEFFYTILDELEMPESFLESGMLSFRVTPKPDRLDIFVTKSALDKNLDFNNLTDLPDMEEMAQMTPDEFIKTLEKTILEKSKEDEEAVTSLEQAEVADEEAEQAVFAEEEESQEKYIYYILEFPTLQETIQFTKTIDYPVDTSELYKMENRYYLTVLVDVEGQSQLYPAWLLAKMREHGEDTVTTRAVLQEHGHLLLVTDAVPQLQKVSYT; encoded by the coding sequence ATGAAGATGAAGCAAATTAGCGATACGACGGTGAAGATCACCATTCGCTTAGAAGATTTGGAAGAACGCGGCATGGAAATGGCAGACTTTTTAGTTCCGCAGGAAAAAACAGAAGAGTTTTTCTATACGATTTTAGATGAGCTCGAAATGCCAGAAAGTTTTTTAGAAAGTGGCATGCTTAGTTTTCGCGTGACTCCCAAGCCAGATCGATTGGATATTTTTGTGACAAAATCCGCCCTGGATAAAAATCTGGATTTTAATAACCTAACGGATTTGCCTGATATGGAGGAGATGGCTCAAATGACGCCAGATGAATTCATCAAGACCTTGGAAAAAACAATTTTAGAAAAAAGTAAGGAAGATGAAGAGGCCGTTACAAGTCTTGAGCAGGCAGAAGTTGCAGATGAGGAGGCCGAGCAAGCGGTATTTGCTGAAGAAGAGGAATCACAGGAAAAATATATCTATTATATTTTGGAATTCCCAACTTTGCAAGAGACCATTCAATTCACAAAAACGATTGATTATCCAGTAGATACATCAGAACTTTATAAAATGGAAAATCGCTATTACTTGACTGTTTTAGTGGATGTGGAAGGTCAATCTCAGCTGTATCCAGCTTGGTTGTTGGCTAAAATGCGAGAGCATGGGGAAGATACAGTGACCACACGGGCTGTTTTGCAAGAGCATGGTCATCTTTTGTTGGTGACGGATGCAGTCCCTCAATTGCAGAAGGTTAGCTACA
- the rbfA gene encoding 30S ribosome-binding factor RbfA — protein sequence MANHFRTDRVGMEIKREVNEILQKKVRDPRVQGVTITDVQMLGDLSMAKVYYTIMSDLASDNQKAQTGLEKATGTIKRELGRNLKMYKIPDLTFEKDQSIEYGNKIDQMLRNLEK from the coding sequence ATGGCAAATCATTTTCGTACAGACCGTGTTGGCATGGAAATCAAGCGTGAAGTCAATGAGATTTTGCAAAAGAAGGTCCGTGATCCAAGAGTGCAAGGCGTGACAATTACCGATGTTCAAATGTTGGGCGATTTGTCTATGGCGAAGGTTTACTATACCATTATGAGTGACCTAGCTTCAGACAATCAAAAAGCTCAGACAGGACTTGAAAAAGCGACAGGCACCATCAAACGTGAGCTCGGTCGCAATCTCAAAATGTACAAAATCCCAGATTTAACCTTTGAAAAAGACCAATCGATTGAATATGGGAATAAAATCGATCAGATGTTGCGAAATTTGGAAAAATAA